Proteins found in one Phycodurus eques isolate BA_2022a chromosome 18, UOR_Pequ_1.1, whole genome shotgun sequence genomic segment:
- the lyrm2 gene encoding LYR motif-containing protein 2 isoform X3, whose translation MAAPRIPSTALSLKRFLQRQNVLGIYRNMLRTIRYVPDETDRKYLRDWAREEFKRNKNATDQDAIRMMLTQATNHLEELQRSLALAGN comes from the exons ATGGCAGCGCCGAGGATACCGTCGACTGCGCTTTCTTTGAAACGG TTTTTACAGAGGCAGAACGTTTTGGGAATATACAGAAACATGTTGAGGACTATACGGTATGTGCCAGATGAGACCGATAGGAAATACCTCAGAGACTGGGCAAGAGAGGAATTCAAGAGGAACAAGAATGCCACAGACCAG GATGCCATCCGTATGATGCTAACACAAGCGACCAACCATCTGGAGGAGCTTCAAAGGTCTCTGGCATTGGCTGGGAACTGA